A region from the Lolium perenne isolate Kyuss_39 chromosome 4, Kyuss_2.0, whole genome shotgun sequence genome encodes:
- the LOC127332519 gene encoding zinc finger protein ZAT4-like: protein MDDVVVLTTSSTRHSCKVCGKGFPCGRSLGGHMRSHALAEVAAAAAADEETTDSDEDDERRWIQGGAARPSIVGAGGAGYGLRENPKKTRRLSRSPGADDVDDDEYDQELSPCRPVFGHVRSHAPANGGYSDDEDVRVEGPEAEDMLIRTEAAVVMAGPAPRRRRRSMRVPALPPPREVFDKEPEDVALCLIMLSRDTGGLWRKEEKGSTKKARNGFYHDSAGSDDNSAQYADAEIAKHGKKRKAASSAYTGGEKRGRYECPGCGRAFQSYQALGGHRASHKRINSNCCTTKVLLDQPEPSVETTASFSTPSTPDADDAYGAVAAVKAKKAIKFECPICFKVFGSGQALGGHKRSHSIAGELYDRNHADAVIADTEQSLIAARFLDLNLPAPGAED, encoded by the coding sequence ATGGACGATGTGGTCGTGCTCACTACTAGCTCCACACGGCACAGCTGTAAGGTGTGCGGGAAGGGCTTCCCCTGCGGCCGATCGCTCGGCGGCCACATGCGCTCCCACGCGCTCgccgaggtggcggcggcggcggcggcagacgAAGAAACCACCGATTCTGACGAGGACGACGAGCGGCGCTGGATACAGGGCGGCGCCGCTCGTCCCTCTATCGTGGGAGCGGGTGGCGCCGGGTATGGGCTGAGGGAGAACCCCAAGAAGACGCGCCGGCTCTCAAGGTCCCCAGGTGCCGACGACGTCGACGATGACGAATATGACCAGGAGCTCTCGCCATGCCGACCGGTGTTCGGCCACGTGCGCAGCCATGCACCGGCCAATGGGGGTTATTCTGACGACGAGGACGTCAGAGTGGAGGGGCCGGAGGCGGAGGACATGCTGATCCGCACTGAGGCGGCGGTAGTGATGGCGGGGCCGGCGCCCAGGCGGAGACGGCGCTCGATGCGCGTGCCGGCGCTCCCGCCGCCACGCGAAGTGTTCGACAAGGAGCCGGAGGACGTTGCGCTGTGCCTCATCATGCTATCGCGCGACACCGGCGGCCTGTGGCGCAAAGAGGAAAAGGGCAGCACGAAGAAGGCTCGGAATGGCTTCTACCACGACTCCGCCGGCTCCGACGACAACTCGGCCCAGTACGCCGACGCCGAGATCGCAAAGCATGGCAAGAAGAGGAAGGCCGCCTCTTCTGCCTACACCGGCGGCGAGAAGCGCGGGCGGTATGAGTGCCCCGGGTGCGGCAGGGCGTTCCAGTCCTACCAAGCGCTCGGCGGCCACCGCGCCAGCCACAAGCGCATCAACAGCAACTGCTGCACTACCAAGGTCTTGCTCGATCAGCCGGAGCCCAGCGTCGAGACTACGGCCTCGTTCAGCACGCCCTCGACGCCGGATGCCGACGACGCTTATGGAGCGGTGGCTGCCGTGAAGGCAAAGAAGGCGATCAAGTTCGAGTGCCCGATCTGCTTCAAGGTGTTCGGCTCGGGGCAGGCGCTCGGAGGGCACAAGCGATCTCACTCGATCGCCGGTGAGCTCTACGACCGCAACCACGCCGACGCTGTCATTGCCGACACGGAGCAGTCCTTGATCGCGGCCaggtttcttgatctcaatctgccAGCTCCAGGAGCCGAGGATTAA